From a region of the Tachypleus tridentatus isolate NWPU-2018 chromosome 1, ASM421037v1, whole genome shotgun sequence genome:
- the LOC143244538 gene encoding diuretic hormone class 2-like → MIKLSVINGFISTFFLMSVLSVAMSASLPQNQFERALVEIENPDEAIRVLTGVVDSLLASEIGKTEKRALDLGLSRGFSGSQAAKHLMGLAAANFAGGPGRRRRDVSNEK, encoded by the exons ATGATCAAGCTATCAGTAATCAACGGTTTCATTAGTACGTTTTTCCTGATGTCAGTCTTGTCAGTAGCCATGTCGGCTTCCTTACCTCAAAATCA GTTCGAACGAGCTCTAGTGGAAATAGAAAATCCTGATGAAGCCATTCGAGTTTTGACTGGGGTAGTGGACAGTCTGCTTGCTTCTGAAATCGGTAAAAC TGAGAAGAGAGCACTAGACTTAGGATTGTCTCGTGGATTTTCCGGAAGCCAAGCTGCTAAACATCTAATGGGATTAGCAGCTGCCAATTTCGCTGGAGGACCTGGTAGGCGGCGTCGCGACGTCAGCAACGAGAAATGA